Within Catharus ustulatus isolate bCatUst1 chromosome 5, bCatUst1.pri.v2, whole genome shotgun sequence, the genomic segment GCAGCGGGGCCCCTGCGCGGCCTCCTCAGGCTAAGAGATTGAGCATGAGCTGGCCAGTTCCATTTTGTTTCTGAAACTATCGGCCTTTGTAACTGTTTAGGGCCGTGTAACTACAGGTTTCAAGTATTGCTTTCCTTGTGAACTCTCAAGGGTAAAGCCACACAATTTTGAACCGTGCTGGTACTGGATGTTAGCCATTATAGCTGATCTTTTGGGAAAAGTGTCTTTAGTTTTGCTCCACAGGACCTCATATCAACGCAGAGTGAAGAGTGTGAACGAGCTGGCAACCCCTGCACCTCATGGCAAAGTGTTGGTTGTGAAAGAGCAGAGGCTGTAATTCTCTTCCAAATGTACCCTGGTACTCCACCTGATATTTCACTTCATACATGACCAGAATAACCAAATGCATCTGTGCAGATTTCGAATAGGCACCAACTTTCTTCAAATATACTCATCTCCTCTCAATTCCAGGAAGTCTTGTCCTTCTGAACAGTAGCTGGGATTTGGCAAGCTCATCTTGTGCAGCTGCTCCGTCATGATGCTCTTCTTTACTACTAAACCAGCCACTCATTCTGTCTGCTTGCCTGAGCTGTGAACAGTTTACAAAACTATCTAAACTAGAAGTAATTCAGTGCAACACAGTTGGTTCAAACCTGCTGTCTTTATTAGCTATAGGACAACCTTAGCCTGGAATTATTTCTGGAATACAACTTGCCTGCTTGACATAATTATCGTGTCTTTTACTGCAGTTGGTGGGTCACTTCTGGTGGCTGCACTGGTTATTTGTATTTAGTAATTTAGGATACAGTGATGGAAATCTGCTTGAAGTGGCTTTGatccccagctcctgttccagGTAGAGGTGGGGAAGAGATGCCAATCACATTGTGTCAGTAACAGTGGAGAACTATTGCCAGTGCAGTTTCAAGCCAAGGCAGTCAGGTTTCATGTTTAACATGTCAGCCTATTTTGGTAGTCCCTCTGATGAGGCTGGTAATCCCTGTTGGATTTCAGAGTTTCCCGTAGAGACCAGAACAGCGCCTCGAGGAGGGGAAGCATTGTCTGTCCTTGCTTAAAGTGCAACCTAGAGTGCAAACTCCACAGGGCAGTGTGTCAAAATGGGGCAAGACTCTTACATCTTCTTGGGCCGATGAGGTTAGACTGAAGATACACAACATTTAAAAGGAAACTTGGGGAGAGCTAGGGATTTCAAACAggtttgtctttcttttttaaggtTGCACACAGAGTAGTGTGTGCTTACTTGATCACTCAGATGATTGGCAGATTTGATGTATGGAAATTGGTTAAAGGCTAGTCTCTGGCTGTCTATAGAGTTGTTTGCTTCCTATTTTCTGTTGAAAGAAATCAGACTTTTCCACTGCCTTTTAAAGggaaatcaaattttaaatatgcaCTGTGgtagcaaatttttaaaaaaaattacatttagcAAGAAAACTTGTCTGTCCTTGTTATTACTATTAATTGCAGTATTCACATGGCCCTGGAGTTTctataattttctgtatttttacacATAAACAGTCCTCTCAGAAATTTATAATCTGAACTTGTTTCCTGTTATCCTTGTAATGTTTTGGAAATTCAGAggacaaattaatatttttggagATTTCAGAATCCAGTTAGAGgacaaaattaatctttttatttttccctagaAGGTTTAAAAAGAATGTgcacttcatttattttctttgtacatATGGCTTCTTGATGTGTTCTTGCATGTCAGCTACTGCTGCAATTCTGGAAATACCTtactatgtatttttttataagCACTATTTCATAGAAGATGACTAGCAAATTGGATGAACTTTTAGTGTTATATTAAAGCCAGAGTGAATAGCCCACTCATTGATGTTGCTCCCAGAACATGGAGATAACATTAATCATCATTTACAAGAAACCTTTGAAGTAATATTTGCTACCAGTAaaagcaaataagaaaaaaggatgTTAATCTCTGCAAAGGTGAACATTTAAGTTTCCAATATTCTTTTCAGAGGATGACGCTATTACAATACTAGTGGTTTAAAAGGAATTTCTAAATTgacagctatttttaaattgaaacagTATACCTCAATGTAAGCCAAGAAAGTTCTGTTCCCCAAGACCTCTTTGGGTCATACATCCAGCTCTGAAGACTCATGATCTGGTGATTGCGACTTGCCTGGGGATGGGGGGTTTGTGTAAAGAGGGTAAGAGTGTTGCGTCACTGGCCTGCACAACAAACGCAAGGGCAGTGAGCAAACAATTGTTCCTCAAAATACACGTACACCTCTTCCAGTAAGTGCTTTTAGTACAAAAATACTGTACAGAGGGGTGTCCTGCAAAACCAACAGGTCCATGGAGTATTATTGCAATTTTCTAGCAGGCATGCTGTGATATCATCACCACATTAGCTCTGGGAACACCTTCTCATTAACCACATGAGTTGGAGGAGAGAGTATGAAAGAAGAGAGATAGGTTGTTCTGTTTTGAAGAGAGATTCTTTGATAtcatttttagaagaaatttaAGTGATAGTTTTGGTTCTTCATAAGGCTTTATTCAACCCTTAGAAAGTCTCAGTCTGACTGTAGTGATTGCAAGCATGAGAGTAAAATCACATCTCATAAACAAGATGCTAATGGAAATTAACTTCTGCTGACAAAATgcttttgtgtatgtgtgtatgtttgCCAGGATAGACTCTTCTGTATGCCATTCCAAATTTGGACCATTTTTGTTGATAAAAGTCTCCAGGCACAACCCCTTCAGTACAAACAAGGCTCTTGCTTACCAGATGGACAGTCACACGGACCCTGCCCTGAGGCATCTGGTCATTTGTCACTTAGCCGCCAGCCTGCTGGGGTGTGAGCAATGTGTATTGCTTATGGAGAATCCTCAGGGAGACACAACcacccagctctcctggggaaGCCTGAAAAGTACTGGAGCTGGGAGGGTCAAAGGCTGAGTTTCAAAGAAGAAATCTCATCTGAAGGCAGAATAAGTCGGGGGGGTTCCCATGCTGGCACTCTGCAGTTGGCCTGGTGGCTCCTGTGTCAACCCTCATCATCCAGTCTCCTACAgcctctgcacacacacaaccAGGGCTCTTTATCAGGAGCTAAAGAGAGCTTAATGCCTGAAGGAGGACACCATAAATTACTGCAGAACATGCTGATGGTTTCAAAACAGATTAAGCATAAATATCACTTGATATTATTAATATCTAATTAAGATTTGTGTGAACTGCCCTGGGATAATTTGAGTTTCTGACTCAAGAATAGTGCGACCTAGTTTTAGTTCCACTGTACCACAAGCTACTCTTAAGCTCTGGGCAAAGGCAGATGTCCCTTCCATATGTAAGATGAGGGTGGCTGAACTTCCCTCAGAGGTACATGGAAGGAAAACTGTATTAAAAGTTAGGATATTCACAGAATCAATGATACCATCTTGGCTAGTATCCATAAGTTGAAATAACTTGTTAATGATGTCAGTTTTGGCCTTAGACAGATTTCTTTAATGTCTGTAGGGAGAAGTTTGTGTTCTTCCAAATCTCATAGTGTTGGTCATGTCCTCATGCTGGAGATCCAGTTCAGTGGAGTTTTAGCTCCTTGACCAATGGCTGATTTGAGGACAAACTGTTTAATGATTAAACCAGTCATGTTAAACAGTTTTCCTATTTTGTGAATCTCCAAAGTTTACTAGAATTCTGACAACAGCACGAATACAGGAAAAAGGACTAAACCAAGCAATTATAGCTGTTCTTATATTTGCTTCCCGTAAAGTCCTCCTTTCCATCAAGTTAGTCTTTGGAATGGAAGCTCAGACCACAGTTTGCATCCCTTCATTGGTTCAGATATTGATATGAACAGCTTCAAAAAAGTGTGCTGGCTCTCATTTggcatatttaatttaattcagtaCATTATGGTCATTTATAACGCCTGAGAAAATAACAGGATATAAACACACTGAAATGTTAAAACTCTGCTAATATGAGAGCAGTGATATGCAATTTCCTATAAAACATTAGAAAGTATGTTTGAGTATTTCACTATGATTTCAAGTAACTTCATGCTGTATtctcttaaaaaattattaaaaatatttaaataatatttgaaagATGAAATTTTTGTATTAAGAAAGGAAACAAGCAAATTAATATGTAAAACTGAATTGAGTTCATTTACAGTATATATATTTGATGCCAGCATCAACAGAGGTCTCTGGGACATATAGATAAGAGTTGTCCAGAGGAATTGCTCAACAACTGATGTATTCAGGCACAGAGTGAAGAGTTGAATATTAACAGAGAAGTTCTGATTACTCAGAAAGGTTGACCCTATCACTGTGAAGCTGGAAATTAGTGCTGCTGAGTATATATAACAAAACAGAGGAGACCTCTCTCTGTCAGAGCTGATGAAAAGAGAAGATCACTGAGCTGATCAAGCAAGCCGGCACCATGAAACTGCTCCTACtattcctgctctgtgtgtcctCTGTTCAATCCCAAGGCTCTCTTGACTATGACGAAGAGGTTGTAATACTGATATTAATAATTAGTCATTAataattgatttaatttaattgcatGTATGACCTACTCAGCTTATGAGTTAGCTAAATTAGAACTTGTGGGAAAAGATACTTCAGTGCATGTTCTTTTTCCacttgaattatttaaaaaattaactttttataTGTAACTTCATAATAGTTATTTTCTGAgtttggagatatttttttcctatttttttttctgtagggaATGAAGAATGTTTGATGGTAAGATTAGTTATTAAGCTGAATTTATTTAAGTATGCTAATTTAGCAATGTTGACATATGATGTTACAGATAATTAGTATTAGGTATAAAGGAGTAGAAAGATGTAATTAATCATGTCCTGTCTCAAAGACAGTAAAAAATTTTCTGCAGAGTCAgtagacatttaaaaaaaccaaaaccaaacaaatgacCAGTTCATACAGCTTCGAAATTAACATTGGAATTTAAGAGGTAATAATTGctgaacagaaggaaaagcaatgagaatcaatataaaataatggtttaatatatatttatttttgtttaagtaaaatattttagtggGAAACACAATTTAGAATTTTGCTACACTTTTCTATAGTTTGAAAATCcctgtaaaaattaaattgatctGGACAGTCAGACTTTCTGACAATCGTAGCACTTGGGTCTGCACATTGACTACAGATAACACTAATgtgttaaataattttcaacaattctgtgttttgtaTGCTGCTTATTTTTGAAACTACATGAAGCCTCTGATGCCGGATCCTTTCAAATCTTTATTGTTTGGAGCTATGTCTGAGTAAGATTGGAAACAGCTGTAGGTTTTGATTCAGTAGCTCAAATAACTTAATTCGAATGGCTATGTTTGAAACAATGCTTAGGGATCAGGCCTGTTTTCCTTGCTCAGCCTTTTACACTTAACCGTTTCTGGCAGATATGGGGAATGTATGCATCAGAGAGAGATACTCTGAGAGACGTTATTAGATGGTTTTCCAAATTTCATCAGTTAACAGCTGGTATGTGGCTTGAGACCCAATGATTTATTTGACTGTGGCCTGATTTTCTGACTTTACAAATGTTGCTGTAGCCCAATAAAAAACTGGGACACTGAAAATGTGCTGCTGAATACACTTCTTAGCCCCAAGGATGTCTAATTACTTTCTACTTCAAGTTTCATGGTTCTTAGTAGCTCTGAATTATATAAGACTTATTCCTTGGTCAAAATTGGCCATTGAAATATTGTTTTACTTTGGTTTGAAGACTTTTTAGTTCATCTATATCTAGGTATGGAGAGTGTGACTAGTCTTAGAAGAGAAGGGATAGCAATGACTTTTATAAATGTCAGTCTAATATTTCCATTATGGCTTTTTCATTCCATTCCctggttttcctttaaaatactgAAGAGTGCTGAATGGATgcctctgccctgtgcaccccATTTTGCAATAGCAATCTCAGATTTCATCTCCCCTTGGCTCTGCAGGATGAGAGCCCTGTGGTTGACGTTCGGGGCCACCGACCTGTGGACAAAAGGCGTGAGATGGCGCCCACGCTCCGACCTGTGGCACCTCCCATCAGCGGGGCCGGATACAGGCCTCGGCCCCCGAAGCGAGGGAAGACAGGAGACAAGAAGGAACAGATAGTCTATCCTGATGCTGGAGGCTGCAAGCATGCACTGGAGGAGCTGGTAGGCGTCTGGCTGTTGAGACAGCTGATGGCATACTGTCCTTTCCTTCTAGTACACCCAACATGAGAGTTTTCCTTGCCAAATAAAGGACGGTCATTCATTTAGAGCAATCCAGCTTTGCTTGGGCTTACTAGGACTGCATTCAGAAGGGTAATGTGTCAGAGTCCATGGGATTAGTGGCAGAGTCAACCAACAGCAAAGATGGGGAGATGAGAATTCAACCGTAAACAAGGAAAGGAAGTATCCATGGGTTAGCCTGTGCCTTCCATCTGGCTTTGCACAGTAACTATTAAGGACAGGAAAAGCCTGTGCAGAGTGCTGGATTCAGTTTCAGACAATCTTAAGGAACCCTAGGCACCAAAAAGAACCCCATCCTAGCATATCTTTcttaaaattgatttaaaaatgtaattctaGTTTACTCTCAGTCCTTGCTGCAGCCCTTACGGGACAGCATTACCAGCATGCTGACAATCCAGCACACCCTTTGCTGCCTTGCAGCAGTCTATCACACTGTCTCTGCCATGAtccctgctggaaaatgcaagCTGTAACAATGCTGAGCGGCATCTGAGTGACTGAGCATAAGTTTGAGCATGGAAGTTTTCAACAAATGGCGTTTTTTAAAGCTTATCTAGATGTTTAAATACCTGTTCTCACATTACAAACTTTTCACTGTGTTCAAAGGTACAGTTGTTCACTGATGGGACTAGAACTTTACTTTTACagccctttttccttcttttaaggGAGTGCTGTGTCCAACTGGATGTGAACTGCGAACTACACtgttaaaacaggaaaaaactgtgaaaacagTTATTAATGATTTAAAAGTTAAAGTGGACACACTTTCAGAGAGCTCCTCAACTTTTTATGAATATGTGACCATTCTAGAAGATAAATTGGTAAAGaggcaaaaacaaaaaacaggtATGCTATTTCTATGAACTACTAGTGTAAAAGGTATTGAAGTTTTTTTGGCATTCCTACAGTTACTTTTTAGTGggacttcttaaaaaaatttaaaataccatgGAATATCTAGCATAGCAGGGTTCTGTGTTCACGACCtcttaaatcttaaaaaatacCCTTTGAGAGAGGCAAAGGAATGGATCTCATACTAAGACAAGATTCATATGAGGCCTTTAAATGTACATCATTCATGTGTTCCCCTTACCTGTTTTCCTATGTCCATCCAATCGATTTATGACCAGCCTCTGGGTTGGCACCGTGGCTCCCCTGAAAGAAGAGAATTACTACTCTTTGGCAGAGTAAAGCACCACTGATAAATCTATTAGCTAGCAAAGAAACATCAGTACCCATGTACCACTTCCCTGAGAATATCTGCATAGTTTTTGTACAGTGTAGAAAAGTAAGCAAAATAAATGcccttcctgcctttcttcctAGTGACATCTCACATTGTACTTACAAATTGCTCTTAATCATTTCCCAACTGAGAAATATGTTGAAAACTAATTTGCTTTTcatctctttgcttttttagaCAATGATAATTTACTTTCTCAATTCAACACAGAAGTGGAATTGCAGTACAGTTATATAAAGGATAATCTGGACAATAACATCCCATCCAGCCTCAGGGTCCTTCGGGCCGTTGTGGATTCTTTACATAAAAAGAtacaaaaactggaaaatgccATTGCAACCCAGGTGGACTACTGCCGTTCCCCATGTGCTGTTTCCTGTAATATTCCTGTGGTTTCAGGCAAAGGTATTCATTCAACTATAATGGCATCTTTTCTCCCATTTATGTCCCATTTATTGACAGATGCATCTGAAGCCTGTACAATTGACTAGGGTATTAGGAAAGATTAAAAGTGGTcctagatgaaaaaaaaatcttttctggaTCACTATACTGGTCAAACCAACGATCTTCTTACCCAATATCAGTCTTCGTAAATGACCATGGCATTTACAGAGAAATACGTGCTTCAGGGTCTTTGTAAAGTGGAGGTGATACATTTGTGACTATCATAGTTGtgctcttgatttttttcagtcaagAAAGGTTCTTCTTTCACAAGCTTGTCTAGTTTGAGAAGTCATTGTAAGGTATAGTGTTGCATTACTTAgtttgaaatttcagaaattcctCTTTGAAAAAGCTGCAGAGTATTCTTTCTTCCATGATTCTTTCACTTGATGTATTacagaaatcaaaatgaaagtaaaatacTATCTATAGATATTTAAAACTGTTCCCATTTAACAGCAAACCAAAGGATAGGAAGACTGTCGAAGTTCACAGATCTTTCAGTAATAGTCTCTGTTTTATTCTTGCAGAATGTGAGGATATCATCAGAAAGGGAGGTGAGACATCTGAAATGTACCTCATCCAGCCAGATCCTTTTGTCAAGCCATACAGAGTATACTGTGACATGGAAACAGATAATGGAGGTTAGTGTGAAAAAATATGttgttaaaatattattaatctATGCTACAAAAATCATATTAATAATGTGTATTTTATACAAAGCTATATGAAATTGTACCTTTTTATTTACTCGATAATTAAATCTGATTGACTCGTTCAGGGAAGTCTTGTTGAAGTCATCTGCTGATGCAGAGTAGGATACTTCTATAGTGAAACTGGAAATAAATTGTGTATATATCTTGCTATGACTATCATGGACAGTGTATAGGTGGGCAGACAAGGACAGCCTGGTTCATTTCTTACCCTGCTCCAATGCACTTGACAAAAGACTGGGGCCATCCTTcaagttctgcttttttccaccttttcttAAGAAGCAAGGTT encodes:
- the FGB gene encoding LOW QUALITY PROTEIN: fibrinogen beta chain (The sequence of the model RefSeq protein was modified relative to this genomic sequence to represent the inferred CDS: inserted 1 base in 1 codon) produces the protein MPPPPPPPPPLWSHFRHLPALNGMYKNIKGWCQATQEKRQWAETDVQEVPPEHEKSAYGADDRAPAQGAKSGCRVSLTGDIEQPSGHNPVPRALGWPCLIRQDESPVVDVRGHRPVDKRREMAPTLRPVAPPISGAGYRPRPPKRGKTGDKKEQIVYPDAGGCKHALEELGVLCPTGCELRTTLLKQEKTVKTVINDLKVKVDTLSESSSTFYEYVTILEDKLVKRQKQKTDNDNLLSQFNTEVELQYSYIKDNLDNNIPSSLRVLRAVVDSLHKKIQKLENAIATQVDYCRSPCAVSCNIPVVSGKECEDIIRKGGETSEMYLIQPDPFVKPYRVYCDMETDNGGWTLIQNRQDGSVNFGRVWDQYKXGFGNVAKNGGKNYCDTPGEYWLGNDKISQLTKIGPTEVLIEMEDWNGDKVSAHYGGFTIQNEGNKYQLSVVITKALQAMR